In Desulfofundulus luciae, one DNA window encodes the following:
- a CDS encoding TAXI family TRAP transporter solute-binding subunit, with translation MGQNDARARIRWLAVGILCLLLLLASAAGCARSSQDDKTVQKSARRDISVGTGGTGGVYQVVGTAIANLINEKLSYVRATPEPAPVLTQTARFLNSGEFTIGLVSSDVMAFARQGTYTFAGEKLPNLRTLLAGHEVGMAYVVLEDSPIKSLADLRGRKVGCTSPGISLPLQELLKLYGIKPEEVTITYITFAQQVEALKNRTIDMAVLSAYPRASALMDLTESTRVRFISADEDKMEKFVKKHPYWKPREIPANTYKGQTRPYAGAPGQYLLVGVNASADPQLVYDITRVIVENNDYLAKAHPAGKEYTLEQVKKYLEMGQITAPFHPGAAKLLREKGVQIPENLVE, from the coding sequence ATGGGACAAAACGATGCCAGGGCCAGGATAAGGTGGCTGGCGGTGGGTATCTTGTGTTTGCTATTGCTTTTAGCTTCAGCCGCCGGTTGTGCCAGGTCGTCGCAGGATGATAAGACAGTTCAGAAAAGTGCCCGCCGGGATATTTCCGTAGGGACCGGCGGCACCGGTGGAGTGTACCAGGTGGTGGGTACGGCCATTGCCAATTTAATTAATGAAAAGTTGTCCTATGTGAGGGCCACTCCCGAGCCGGCGCCGGTGCTCACCCAGACGGCACGCTTTTTGAACAGCGGTGAGTTTACCATAGGGCTGGTTTCTTCCGATGTGATGGCTTTTGCCCGTCAGGGAACCTATACCTTTGCGGGGGAGAAGCTGCCCAATCTCAGAACGCTGCTGGCTGGTCATGAAGTGGGCATGGCTTATGTGGTGCTGGAGGATTCCCCCATAAAGTCCCTGGCGGACTTGCGGGGCCGCAAGGTTGGATGCACTTCTCCGGGAATTTCCCTCCCTCTTCAGGAGCTGTTAAAGCTGTACGGAATTAAGCCCGAAGAGGTGACCATAACCTATATTACCTTTGCCCAGCAGGTGGAAGCCTTAAAAAACCGGACCATTGATATGGCCGTATTGTCTGCCTATCCCCGGGCTTCGGCTTTGATGGACCTCACCGAATCTACACGGGTGCGCTTTATATCCGCCGATGAGGATAAAATGGAGAAATTCGTTAAGAAGCACCCCTACTGGAAACCACGGGAAATTCCGGCCAACACTTATAAAGGACAAACCAGGCCCTATGCCGGTGCGCCGGGTCAGTACTTGCTGGTGGGGGTGAATGCCTCTGCTGATCCCCAGTTGGTTTATGACATTACCAGAGTTATTGTGGAAAACAACGATTATCTGGCCAAAGCTCACCCGGCAGGCAAGGAATACACCCTGGAGCAGGTTAAAAAATATCTGGAAATGGGTCAGATAACCGCTCCATTTCACCCGGGTGCGGCAAAGCTCCTCCGGGAAAAGGGGGTACAGATTCCAGAAAATCTGGTAGAATAG
- a CDS encoding ferredoxin domain-containing protein, producing the protein MEAINQALNMVAQFMALSARTAPKTRGQDFLEIKILEGKDLERLAGELDRLAQVTGRDFFSLNANSLRKSAAVLMLSLVAPRTGGLNCGECGVATCEERRNSGAAKPLCAWRVLDLGIALGSAVKTASIFNADNRIMYSVGVAAKNLGLVSGEMAVGVPLAAAGKNVFFDLRTGPPRKD; encoded by the coding sequence ATGGAGGCCATTAATCAAGCCTTGAATATGGTGGCTCAGTTTATGGCTTTGTCGGCCAGAACGGCCCCTAAAACCCGGGGGCAGGACTTTCTGGAAATCAAAATTCTGGAAGGAAAAGACCTGGAACGCCTGGCCGGAGAACTGGACCGTTTGGCCCAGGTTACGGGAAGGGACTTTTTCAGTTTAAATGCCAATAGCCTGCGCAAGTCGGCCGCGGTGTTAATGCTTTCTCTGGTGGCACCCAGGACCGGGGGTTTGAACTGCGGGGAATGCGGGGTGGCTACCTGTGAGGAGCGCAGGAACAGCGGGGCAGCAAAGCCCCTTTGTGCCTGGCGCGTGCTGGATCTGGGCATCGCCCTGGGTTCTGCCGTGAAGACGGCCAGCATTTTTAACGCCGACAACCGCATAATGTATTCGGTAGGCGTGGCGGCCAAAAATCTAGGTTTGGTGAGCGGGGAGATGGCGGTAGGAGTGCCGCTGGCTGCCGCAGGCAAGAATGTTTTCTTTGATTTAAGGACGGGTCCACCAAGGAAGGATTAA
- a CDS encoding TRAP transporter permease has protein sequence MLIKTFNLDRNFWASLVAALWSIFQLYTGVMGELSSIPQRAVHLAFALTLLFLLRPMGRSGQSRVKGWIGALVDALFLLGGLASTLYLALCHVAIAERLGKVEPWEMWLGLVLLIALLEATRRSVGWPLPLVSLIFIAYALWGDLLPGNLGHRAYSVERVVGQLYLMTEGIFGVALGVSAGFLYLFVAFSTFLKESGGGEFFNNLALGLAGRARGGPAKIEIISSGLFGCISGSAIANVVGTGSFTIPLMKRLGYPPHFAAAVEAVSSTGGVIMPPLMGATAFIMAELLGVPYLTIARAAFIPAVLYYFSLFCMIHFRAVKLGLRGLQDEEIPPLKTTLLNLGHLMVPLVVLVYLLVRMPDSPSTVAIWGSVLIILVAALRPSTRMGFRRIWACLVETGKAALDVALTCACAGIIVGVVMLTGLGVKLAGFITHISAGSLLLVLIFTALASLVLGMGLPITPAYLILVLIVGPIINDLGIMPLATHMFMLYFGAISFITPPVALAAYAAAVIAGSNPFHTGFTASRLGIAGFLVPFAFVANPALLMVGKPGEIVAATIFTMLGVMALAAGLEGVLARPLSLMERVVFLTVAVLLILPDLKSSLAGLLLLLLVFWWHYFGGHAGRKFLPDGPEKREPPGNLKLKAGAGGE, from the coding sequence GTGTTAATCAAAACCTTTAACCTGGACAGAAATTTTTGGGCTTCCCTGGTGGCTGCCCTGTGGTCCATTTTCCAGCTATACACCGGGGTTATGGGAGAGCTTTCTTCCATTCCCCAACGGGCGGTACACCTGGCCTTTGCCCTCACCCTCCTTTTTTTACTTCGTCCCATGGGGAGAAGCGGGCAGAGCAGGGTCAAAGGCTGGATAGGTGCCCTGGTAGATGCGCTTTTCCTCCTGGGTGGTCTTGCTTCAACGCTTTATTTGGCCCTTTGCCATGTGGCCATTGCCGAGCGCCTGGGTAAAGTGGAGCCCTGGGAAATGTGGCTTGGTTTGGTGCTCCTGATCGCTTTACTGGAAGCCACCAGGCGCTCGGTGGGCTGGCCCCTGCCTTTAGTTTCCCTTATCTTCATAGCATATGCCCTGTGGGGCGATTTATTGCCCGGCAACCTGGGTCACCGTGCCTATTCGGTGGAGCGGGTAGTGGGCCAGCTTTACTTGATGACTGAAGGCATTTTTGGGGTGGCCCTGGGTGTCAGTGCCGGGTTCCTCTACCTTTTTGTTGCTTTTTCTACATTTTTGAAGGAGTCGGGTGGAGGGGAGTTTTTCAATAATCTTGCTCTCGGTTTGGCAGGTCGGGCCAGAGGCGGGCCGGCAAAGATCGAGATCATTTCCAGTGGCCTTTTTGGCTGCATCAGCGGCAGCGCCATTGCCAATGTGGTGGGGACGGGATCCTTCACCATTCCCCTGATGAAACGGCTGGGTTATCCTCCACACTTCGCCGCGGCGGTGGAAGCGGTTTCCTCCACCGGCGGAGTGATCATGCCGCCGCTAATGGGAGCAACGGCTTTTATTATGGCCGAGCTTTTAGGAGTGCCTTATCTTACCATAGCCAGGGCCGCTTTCATCCCTGCTGTTCTTTATTACTTTTCCCTTTTCTGCATGATCCACTTCAGGGCGGTTAAACTGGGGCTGCGCGGATTACAAGATGAGGAAATACCTCCCTTGAAGACAACCCTTTTAAACCTGGGGCACCTGATGGTACCGTTAGTGGTGCTGGTGTATTTGCTGGTCAGGATGCCCGATTCCCCCTCGACGGTGGCTATTTGGGGTTCGGTGTTAATTATTCTGGTGGCGGCCCTGCGTCCTTCCACCCGCATGGGGTTCCGGCGGATATGGGCTTGCCTGGTGGAAACCGGCAAGGCTGCGCTGGATGTAGCCCTCACCTGTGCCTGTGCCGGCATCATTGTGGGGGTAGTTATGTTAACCGGTCTGGGAGTTAAGCTGGCCGGGTTCATCACCCATATATCTGCCGGTTCCCTGCTTCTGGTTTTGATCTTTACCGCCCTGGCCTCCCTGGTTTTAGGGATGGGTCTGCCCATTACCCCGGCCTACCTGATTCTGGTCTTGATTGTTGGCCCAATAATTAATGATTTGGGGATAATGCCCCTGGCCACCCATATGTTTATGCTTTATTTCGGGGCCATATCATTTATTACTCCGCCTGTGGCCCTGGCAGCTTATGCGGCAGCGGTCATCGCCGGTTCAAACCCCTTTCACACCGGCTTTACGGCCAGCCGGTTGGGCATTGCCGGCTTTTTGGTGCCTTTTGCCTTTGTGGCCAATCCGGCTCTTTTAATGGTGGGTAAACCGGGGGAAATTGTGGCGGCTACGATTTTTACCATGTTAGGAGTAATGGCTCTGGCCGCCGGGCTGGAAGGGGTGTTAGCCCGTCCGTTATCCCTTATGGAGAGGGTGGTTTTTCTTACCGTTGCTGTGCTGCTGATATTGCCGGACCTTAAAAGCAGCTTGGCAGGTTTATTGTTGCTATTATTAGTTTTTTGGTGGCATTATTTCGGTGGCCATGCCGGTCGAAAATTTCTACCTGATGGTCCGGAAAAAAGGGAACCGCCGGGGAACTTAAAATTAAAGGCCGGTGCCGGTGGTGAGTGA
- a CDS encoding methyltransferase, with protein MKPDIQALRLPEELLVVGAAAEMGIFHLLQKGPLFIAQVASQLEVELRPLEILCESLAGLGYLVIDGGQVKLSRFARELFFDRQSDVYVGFSFMYDYEELKLWLQLPEVIKTGKPVRIKRAPEQLRLLMEALAHYASPMVEEVVGCCLRGLPDSPEVLDVGGGTLVYAREFVRQGAAAVVVLDLPAVIKEMAPDIKQELRIKLVGGDFRQGLPPGHYDLVFIGNICRLYGEEENRALIEHVARQLKKAGRIAILDFIRGTNRRAALFDVNMLIHTARGRTWTFEHFRHWLEDAGFSILDCHPVKERYLIIATVDKVMPCKEKCRR; from the coding sequence ATGAAACCAGATATACAGGCATTGCGTCTTCCGGAAGAATTACTGGTGGTGGGGGCAGCAGCGGAAATGGGGATATTTCACTTGTTGCAAAAAGGCCCCCTTTTTATTGCCCAAGTGGCCAGTCAACTGGAAGTGGAGCTCAGGCCTTTAGAGATTCTCTGTGAATCACTGGCCGGGCTTGGTTACCTGGTGATCGACGGCGGGCAGGTGAAATTGAGCCGGTTTGCGCGGGAATTATTTTTTGACCGGCAAAGTGATGTTTATGTAGGATTCTCGTTTATGTACGATTATGAGGAACTAAAGCTATGGTTGCAATTGCCGGAGGTCATAAAAACCGGAAAGCCCGTTCGTATTAAGAGAGCGCCTGAACAATTAAGGCTTTTGATGGAAGCCCTGGCCCATTATGCCAGTCCCATGGTAGAAGAGGTGGTTGGCTGTTGTCTGAGGGGCCTGCCGGATTCACCGGAGGTTCTGGATGTGGGGGGAGGGACGCTGGTCTATGCCCGGGAGTTTGTCCGGCAGGGGGCGGCAGCGGTGGTGGTGCTGGATCTTCCGGCGGTAATCAAGGAAATGGCGCCCGATATAAAGCAGGAACTGCGAATAAAGCTGGTGGGAGGGGATTTCCGGCAGGGCTTACCTCCGGGTCATTATGACCTGGTCTTTATTGGCAATATATGCCGGCTTTATGGGGAGGAGGAGAATCGAGCTTTAATCGAGCATGTGGCACGGCAGTTAAAAAAAGCCGGCAGAATTGCCATCCTCGATTTCATCCGTGGCACCAACCGGCGGGCAGCCCTTTTTGATGTTAACATGCTCATTCATACTGCCCGCGGGAGGACGTGGACATTTGAGCATTTCAGGCACTGGTTGGAAGATGCTGGATTTAGCATTCTTGACTGTCACCCGGTAAAAGAGAGGTATTTAATTATCGCCACGGTTGATAAAGTAATGCCTTGTAAAGAAAAATGCCGCCGGTAA